One stretch of Micromonospora cremea DNA includes these proteins:
- a CDS encoding LacI family DNA-binding transcriptional regulator, translated as MTDVARHAGVSHQTVSRVLNGHPNVREHTRLRVQAAIAELGYRPNRAARALVTGRSQVIGVVAQNTTLYGPASLLAALEQAAAEAGFAVSIGSVSNLDHRSISAVVERHLAHRVAGVVVIAPVESAGEALERLPQDVPLVTVDGDPRRPIPLVTVDQVSGARAATQHLLDAGHSTVWHVSGPPGWFDSAGRIRGWQEALVSAGVELPPLIQADWSSAAGYRCGQMLARMPEVTAVFTANDHLALGVLRALHEHGRRVPDDISVVGFDDVPEAAYFIPPLTTVRPDFAAVARASLDMLLAQIETDIAGPLRQTIAPTLVARRSVGAPHRR; from the coding sequence ATGACCGACGTTGCTCGCCACGCTGGCGTCTCCCACCAGACGGTGTCGCGGGTGCTCAACGGACATCCCAACGTGCGCGAGCATACTCGGCTGCGGGTCCAGGCGGCGATCGCCGAGCTGGGTTACCGGCCCAACCGTGCCGCCCGCGCGCTGGTCACCGGCCGATCGCAGGTGATCGGTGTGGTCGCACAGAACACCACCCTCTACGGTCCGGCGTCACTGCTGGCCGCCCTCGAGCAAGCGGCCGCCGAGGCGGGTTTCGCGGTCAGCATCGGCAGCGTGAGCAACCTGGACCACCGGTCGATCTCCGCGGTGGTGGAGCGGCACCTGGCGCACCGGGTCGCCGGCGTCGTGGTGATCGCGCCGGTCGAGTCGGCGGGGGAGGCCCTCGAACGGCTACCCCAGGACGTTCCGCTGGTGACCGTCGACGGCGATCCGCGGCGACCGATTCCCCTGGTGACGGTCGACCAGGTCTCCGGCGCCCGAGCGGCCACCCAGCACCTTCTCGACGCCGGGCACTCGACAGTCTGGCATGTGTCCGGCCCCCCGGGCTGGTTCGACAGCGCCGGCCGCATCAGAGGGTGGCAGGAGGCGCTGGTGTCGGCGGGCGTGGAGCTGCCACCTCTGATTCAGGCGGACTGGTCGTCAGCAGCTGGGTACCGCTGCGGGCAGATGCTGGCTCGGATGCCGGAGGTAACCGCGGTCTTCACCGCCAACGACCACTTGGCGCTCGGCGTCCTGCGGGCGCTGCACGAACACGGTCGCCGAGTGCCGGACGACATCAGCGTGGTGGGCTTCGACGACGTGCCGGAGGCGGCGTACTTCATTCCGCCGCTGACCACCGTGCGGCCCGACTTCGCTGCCGTGGCCCGGGCGAGTCTCGACATGCTGCTGGCCCAGATTGAGACGGACATCGCCGGCCCGCTGCGGCAGACCATCGCACCGACCCTGGTAGCCCGGCGCAGCGTTGGGGCACCACACCGCCGCTGA
- a CDS encoding low temperature requirement protein A → MAGRGAELLRPPTSSGRATFLELFFDLAFVVALTRVTQRFADLSDDTGWALVEGFGRTLLLFLALWLIWSHTTWITSRYEPERAIIQAVVVGTMFAGLVMAVTLPRAMEERALPFTAAYLMVMVVRPLVVAAALRGHPRRLVPFRLAAWAAASAPLWLAGALGPDRLRLPLWAAALAVDYLAWALGWPLPRVGASAVGRWRIAGTHLADRHQQMFLIALGESILVIGTVFSGTDYSAERAAAFGVAFATSTLLWRIYFHRAGLLLTEALGRAGMPGRLGTASERTHLLIVLSVLVTSVGYELVIDDPFGPPRPSWLLFVVGGPVLFLVTRMLLEYEIFGRVSRSPMIGLVAVLLFTSALTRWAPMVGLSVVAGVLALVALLDALRTRGRPLGVSASPIGREASGDRDSEA, encoded by the coding sequence ATGGCGGGACGCGGTGCCGAACTGCTGCGCCCTCCCACGAGTTCGGGCCGTGCCACGTTCCTGGAGCTCTTCTTCGACCTGGCCTTCGTCGTCGCCCTCACCCGGGTCACGCAACGATTCGCCGACCTGAGCGATGACACTGGCTGGGCGCTCGTCGAAGGGTTCGGTCGTACCCTGCTGCTCTTCTTGGCGCTCTGGCTGATCTGGTCGCACACCACCTGGATCACCAGTCGCTACGAACCGGAGCGGGCGATCATCCAGGCCGTCGTGGTCGGCACCATGTTCGCCGGCCTGGTTATGGCGGTGACGCTGCCACGCGCAATGGAGGAGCGAGCGCTGCCGTTCACGGCCGCATACCTGATGGTGATGGTGGTGCGGCCGCTGGTGGTCGCCGCCGCGCTGCGTGGCCATCCACGACGGCTGGTGCCGTTCCGGCTTGCCGCATGGGCTGCGGCGAGCGCGCCGCTCTGGCTGGCCGGCGCGTTGGGCCCGGACCGACTTCGCCTGCCGCTGTGGGCTGCCGCCCTCGCTGTCGACTACCTCGCCTGGGCCCTGGGCTGGCCGCTGCCGCGGGTCGGGGCCTCAGCGGTGGGCCGCTGGCGGATCGCTGGGACGCATCTTGCCGACCGGCACCAGCAGATGTTTCTCATCGCACTCGGTGAGTCGATTCTGGTCATCGGCACCGTCTTCAGCGGCACGGACTACTCCGCGGAGCGGGCAGCCGCCTTCGGGGTCGCGTTCGCCACCAGCACACTGCTCTGGCGGATCTACTTCCACCGCGCCGGTCTGCTGCTGACCGAGGCGTTGGGTCGCGCGGGTATGCCCGGCCGGCTGGGCACCGCGTCGGAACGGACGCATTTGCTGATCGTGCTCAGCGTGCTCGTCACCTCGGTTGGCTACGAACTGGTGATCGATGATCCGTTCGGGCCGCCGCGGCCCAGTTGGCTTCTGTTCGTGGTGGGCGGTCCGGTGCTCTTCCTCGTCACCCGCATGTTGCTGGAGTACGAGATCTTCGGCCGGGTTTCCCGATCCCCGATGATCGGCTTGGTGGCCGTGCTGCTGTTCACGTCGGCGTTGACCCGCTGGGCGCCGATGGTCGGGCTGAGCGTGGTGGCCGGAGTGCTGGCCCTGGTCGCGCTACTCGATGCGCTGCGGACCCGGGGACGGCCGCTGGGGGTCTCCGCCTCGCCGATCGGGCGGGAGGCATCCGGCGATCGCGACTCCGAGGCGTGA
- a CDS encoding TetR/AcrR family transcriptional regulator — protein MTRGEPDTRPSEARLRLLTTATKIFYAEGIHSVGVDRIIAEAKVTRATFYRHFPSKDDLILAYLREVHQMDRGAVDAAIATSPSPVDSLLAIAGSIAQNVQSPGFRGCAFLNAAAEYPDTDHPVHQEIIAHRQWFLDTLTMLMAQVHEETADPAARHFVMLRDGAMAAGCLFNPALVSETFLRGIEGLLRINTERQSTESAR, from the coding sequence ATGACGCGTGGCGAACCCGACACCCGGCCCTCTGAGGCGCGGCTCCGGCTCCTCACCACGGCAACCAAGATCTTCTACGCGGAGGGCATCCACTCCGTCGGCGTTGACCGGATCATCGCCGAGGCAAAAGTGACCCGGGCCACCTTTTACCGGCACTTCCCCAGCAAAGATGACCTGATTCTCGCGTACCTGCGTGAGGTGCATCAGATGGATCGCGGCGCGGTCGACGCGGCCATTGCCACCAGCCCATCGCCGGTCGACTCCCTTCTGGCCATTGCTGGCTCCATCGCTCAGAACGTCCAGTCCCCCGGGTTCCGCGGATGCGCCTTTCTGAACGCCGCAGCCGAGTATCCCGACACCGACCATCCCGTGCACCAGGAAATCATCGCCCACCGGCAATGGTTCCTGGACACGCTCACCATGCTGATGGCGCAGGTCCACGAGGAAACGGCGGATCCCGCCGCGCGCCACTTCGTCATGCTCCGCGACGGCGCCATGGCAGCCGGATGCCTCTTCAACCCCGCGTTGGTGTCCGAGACCTTCCTCCGCGGGATCGAAGGACTTCTCCGGATCAACACCGAGCGCCAGTCGACCGAATCCGCCCGCTAG
- a CDS encoding dihydrolipoyl dehydrogenase family protein, which yields MTAIEYDVVVIGAGPVGENVADRVVQGGLTAALVERELVGGECSYWACMPTKALLRSASALRAARQLPGAREAVTGDLDVAAVLGRRDSFASHWKDDGQVSWLESAGIALHRGQGRIRSTRVVEVTGVDGVTVTLTARHAVVVATGSSALLPDIPGLREAAPWSSREAASAGSVPRRLAIIGGGVVAAEMATAFAALGSSVTVLARDGVLPSMEPFAGELVTKSLRETGVSVRIDAEAGSVNRDDSGTVHIGTTDGDRVAADEVLVAIGRTPNTQDLGLESIGLAPGAWLAVDDTLRVVGGEGWLYAAGDVNRRALLTHQGKYQARAVGDVIVARAKGDKVEDGRWGRHAATADERAVPQVVFTDPEIASVGLTAAAAAAAGPRIRVVDYDLGAVAGSSLHADGYKGHARMVVDEDRKVIVGFTLAGPDVAELIHAATIAIVGEVPLDRLWHAVPAYPTVSEVWLRLLETYGR from the coding sequence GTGACCGCCATTGAGTACGACGTCGTCGTGATCGGCGCGGGTCCGGTCGGGGAGAACGTCGCCGACCGGGTCGTGCAAGGCGGCCTGACCGCCGCCCTTGTCGAGCGGGAGTTGGTCGGCGGGGAGTGCTCGTACTGGGCCTGTATGCCGACCAAGGCGTTGCTGCGCAGCGCGTCCGCGTTGCGGGCGGCTCGCCAACTGCCGGGTGCGCGGGAGGCGGTGACGGGTGACCTGGACGTGGCGGCGGTGCTCGGACGCCGGGACTCCTTCGCGTCGCATTGGAAGGACGACGGGCAGGTGTCCTGGCTCGAGTCGGCTGGGATCGCGCTGCACCGTGGTCAGGGGCGGATCCGTTCGACCCGGGTCGTCGAGGTGACCGGCGTCGACGGTGTCACGGTCACGCTGACCGCGCGGCACGCGGTGGTCGTCGCGACCGGAAGCAGCGCTCTGCTGCCGGATATCCCGGGTCTGCGGGAGGCGGCGCCGTGGTCCAGCCGCGAGGCCGCCTCGGCGGGGTCGGTTCCCCGCCGGCTCGCCATCATCGGCGGTGGCGTGGTGGCCGCCGAGATGGCGACCGCGTTCGCCGCTCTGGGGTCTTCGGTGACGGTGCTGGCCCGTGACGGTGTGCTGCCGTCGATGGAGCCGTTCGCCGGTGAGTTGGTCACGAAGTCGTTGCGCGAGACCGGTGTGTCGGTACGGATCGACGCGGAGGCCGGTTCGGTCAACCGCGACGACAGCGGAACCGTCCACATCGGGACCACCGACGGCGATCGGGTGGCGGCCGACGAGGTACTGGTGGCGATCGGCCGTACGCCGAACACTCAGGACCTCGGACTGGAGAGCATCGGACTGGCGCCGGGCGCCTGGCTGGCGGTCGACGACACTTTGCGCGTCGTCGGTGGCGAGGGGTGGCTGTACGCCGCGGGTGACGTGAACCGGCGGGCGCTGCTGACCCATCAGGGCAAGTATCAGGCGCGTGCGGTGGGTGACGTGATCGTGGCCAGGGCGAAGGGTGACAAGGTCGAGGACGGCCGGTGGGGCCGACACGCGGCCACGGCCGATGAGCGTGCGGTACCGCAGGTGGTCTTCACCGACCCGGAGATCGCGTCGGTGGGGCTGACCGCGGCCGCGGCCGCGGCGGCCGGACCGCGGATCCGGGTCGTGGACTACGACCTGGGCGCCGTTGCCGGATCTTCCCTGCACGCCGATGGCTACAAGGGACACGCCCGCATGGTCGTCGACGAGGACCGGAAGGTGATCGTCGGCTTCACCCTCGCCGGCCCGGACGTCGCGGAACTGATCCACGCCGCGACGATCGCCATCGTCGGCGAGGTCCCGCTGGACCGACTGTGGCACGCGGTTCCGGCATACCCGACCGTCAGCGAGGTCTGGCTGCGGCTGCTGGAGACGTACGGCCGCTGA
- a CDS encoding S66 peptidase family protein, with the protein MTGSASPQLLRPRALRPGDLVVIASLSGPLHAAYEPDLEQAVAALERMGFRVRRAPLLEAGRHHWWSAARPAEIAREFNALLRDPEVRAIIAHDGGQTALGYLDLIDVEAIAADPKPILGYSDISLLHLVLYARTGLVGFHADLATPGLGGAWQAAPAARRAELEKLYSTLLTGTEAIGALPATPSWECWRAGRAEGRLIGGVINRIVLAQATPYALPLEWFDGAVLFWEEMGGQASYVWSYLQVLRHCGILDRISGMVVGVPYAIDGLGGPDASPTLPEIVLDVLGDRDIPVLGNVEFGHAGPNLPMPVGIRVGLDAQQRTLSLLEPAVQPHATTGPAG; encoded by the coding sequence GTGACCGGTTCTGCATCGCCTCAACTGCTTCGACCTCGTGCCCTGAGGCCCGGGGATCTCGTCGTTATCGCATCGCTGTCCGGGCCGCTCCACGCCGCCTACGAGCCCGACCTCGAGCAGGCGGTGGCCGCGCTCGAGCGGATGGGATTCCGCGTGCGTCGGGCACCGCTACTCGAAGCAGGGCGGCACCATTGGTGGAGCGCGGCTCGGCCGGCGGAGATCGCCAGGGAGTTCAATGCTCTTCTGCGTGATCCTGAGGTGCGCGCCATCATCGCGCATGACGGCGGCCAGACGGCGCTCGGCTACCTCGACCTGATCGACGTTGAGGCGATCGCTGCCGACCCCAAACCGATCCTCGGCTACAGCGACATCTCGCTGCTGCATCTGGTGCTCTATGCGCGCACGGGTCTGGTCGGGTTCCATGCCGACCTGGCCACGCCCGGACTCGGCGGGGCGTGGCAGGCTGCGCCCGCCGCGCGCCGAGCGGAGCTTGAAAAGCTCTACTCGACGTTGCTGACCGGTACGGAGGCGATCGGTGCGCTGCCTGCCACCCCGTCGTGGGAGTGCTGGCGTGCCGGTCGTGCCGAAGGCCGGCTCATCGGCGGGGTGATCAATCGCATTGTGCTGGCGCAGGCGACGCCTTACGCGCTGCCGCTCGAGTGGTTCGACGGTGCGGTGCTGTTCTGGGAGGAAATGGGCGGCCAAGCGTCGTACGTGTGGAGCTATCTGCAGGTGCTGCGGCACTGCGGCATCCTCGATCGGATCTCCGGCATGGTCGTGGGCGTCCCGTACGCGATCGACGGGCTCGGGGGGCCTGACGCGTCCCCGACCCTGCCCGAGATAGTCCTCGACGTCCTCGGCGACCGTGATATCCCGGTCCTGGGCAACGTCGAGTTCGGACACGCCGGCCCGAATCTGCCGATGCCGGTCGGCATCCGCGTCGGCCTCGATGCGCAGCAGCGGACGTTGTCGCTGCTCGAACCGGCGGTACAGCCGCACGCGACAACGGGACCGGCCGGCTGA